In a single window of the Elaeis guineensis isolate ETL-2024a chromosome 6, EG11, whole genome shotgun sequence genome:
- the LOC105060102 gene encoding uncharacterized protein isoform X2 — protein MAGILARKTLQALRARQSPGQSSLVLQNHWQAFSSRPSSRKFKEDEEREQLAKEIARDWSAVFERSINTLFLTEMVRGLMLTLKYFFERKVTINYPFEKGPLSPRFRGEHALRRYPTGEERCIACKLCEAICPAQAITIEAEEREDGSRRTTRYDIDMTKCIYCGFCQEACPVDAIVEGPNFEFATETHEELLYDKEKLLENGDRWETEIAENLRSESLYR, from the exons ATGGCGGGGATCTTAGCTCGGAAAACCCTCCAGGCTCTTCGGGCCAGGCAATCG CCTGGACAATCTTCATTGGTTCTACAAAACCATTGGCAAGCATTCAGCTCGCGCCCATCGTCTAGGAAATTTAAAG AGGATGAGGAGAGAGAGCAACTTGCCAAAGAGATTGCTAGGGATTGGAGTGCTG TTTTTGAGCGAAGTATAAATACACTATTTCTGACTGAAATGGTGCGTGGTTTGATGCTGACTTTGAAATACTTCTTTGAGAGGAAAGTTACT ATAAACTATCCCTTTGAGAAGGGGCCTTTGAGCCCCCGTTTTCGAGGAGAGCATGCTCTCCGACGATATCCAACTGGGGAAGAGCGGTGCATTGCTTGTAAGCTTTGTGAAGCT ATATGCCCAGCACAAGCAATCACAATTGAAGCAGAGGAACGAGAAGATGGCAGCCGTCGTACTACAAG GTATGATATTGACATGACAAAATGCATTTACTGTGGGTTCTGCCAAGAGGCATGCCCTGTAGATGCGATCGTTGAAGGCCCCAACTTTGAATTTGCAACTGAAACTCACGAG GAGTTGCTGTATGACAAGGAGAAACTGCTGGAAAATGGAGACCGCTGGGAAACAGAGATTGCCGAGAATCTCAGATCTGAGAGCCTTTATCGTTGA
- the LOC105060102 gene encoding uncharacterized protein isoform X3 — protein MHTFYFAWGLVRCLVWAMLAPLRLEDEEREQLAKEIARDWSAVFERSINTLFLTEMVRGLMLTLKYFFERKVTINYPFEKGPLSPRFRGEHALRRYPTGEERCIACKLCEAICPAQAITIEAEEREDGSRRTTRYDIDMTKCIYCGFCQEACPVDAIVEGPNFEFATETHEELLYDKEKLLENGDRWETEIAENLRSESLYR, from the exons ATGCACACTTTTTACTTCGCTTGGGGCTTGGTGAGGTGCTTGGTTTGGGCTATGCTTGCGCCTCTTAGGCTTG AGGATGAGGAGAGAGAGCAACTTGCCAAAGAGATTGCTAGGGATTGGAGTGCTG TTTTTGAGCGAAGTATAAATACACTATTTCTGACTGAAATGGTGCGTGGTTTGATGCTGACTTTGAAATACTTCTTTGAGAGGAAAGTTACT ATAAACTATCCCTTTGAGAAGGGGCCTTTGAGCCCCCGTTTTCGAGGAGAGCATGCTCTCCGACGATATCCAACTGGGGAAGAGCGGTGCATTGCTTGTAAGCTTTGTGAAGCT ATATGCCCAGCACAAGCAATCACAATTGAAGCAGAGGAACGAGAAGATGGCAGCCGTCGTACTACAAG GTATGATATTGACATGACAAAATGCATTTACTGTGGGTTCTGCCAAGAGGCATGCCCTGTAGATGCGATCGTTGAAGGCCCCAACTTTGAATTTGCAACTGAAACTCACGAG GAGTTGCTGTATGACAAGGAGAAACTGCTGGAAAATGGAGACCGCTGGGAAACAGAGATTGCCGAGAATCTCAGATCTGAGAGCCTTTATCGTTGA
- the LOC105060102 gene encoding uncharacterized protein isoform X1, producing the protein MLLRPFPLFGLRFVPNRSALSSSRPFGIPSMAGILARKTLQALRARQSVQPGQSSLVLQNHWQAFSSRPSSRKFKEDEEREQLAKEIARDWSAVFERSINTLFLTEMVRGLMLTLKYFFERKVTINYPFEKGPLSPRFRGEHALRRYPTGEERCIACKLCEAICPAQAITIEAEEREDGSRRTTRYDIDMTKCIYCGFCQEACPVDAIVEGPNFEFATETHEELLYDKEKLLENGDRWETEIAENLRSESLYR; encoded by the exons ATGTTGCTCCGCCCATTTCCTCTCTTCGGCCTCCGCTTCGTCCCGAATCGCTCCGCCCTCTCGAGCTCACGACCGTTTGGTATTCCCTCAATGGCGGGGATCTTAGCTCGGAAAACCCTCCAGGCTCTTCGGGCCAGGCAATCG GTTCAGCCTGGACAATCTTCATTGGTTCTACAAAACCATTGGCAAGCATTCAGCTCGCGCCCATCGTCTAGGAAATTTAAAG AGGATGAGGAGAGAGAGCAACTTGCCAAAGAGATTGCTAGGGATTGGAGTGCTG TTTTTGAGCGAAGTATAAATACACTATTTCTGACTGAAATGGTGCGTGGTTTGATGCTGACTTTGAAATACTTCTTTGAGAGGAAAGTTACT ATAAACTATCCCTTTGAGAAGGGGCCTTTGAGCCCCCGTTTTCGAGGAGAGCATGCTCTCCGACGATATCCAACTGGGGAAGAGCGGTGCATTGCTTGTAAGCTTTGTGAAGCT ATATGCCCAGCACAAGCAATCACAATTGAAGCAGAGGAACGAGAAGATGGCAGCCGTCGTACTACAAG GTATGATATTGACATGACAAAATGCATTTACTGTGGGTTCTGCCAAGAGGCATGCCCTGTAGATGCGATCGTTGAAGGCCCCAACTTTGAATTTGCAACTGAAACTCACGAG GAGTTGCTGTATGACAAGGAGAAACTGCTGGAAAATGGAGACCGCTGGGAAACAGAGATTGCCGAGAATCTCAGATCTGAGAGCCTTTATCGTTGA